A region from the Ptychodera flava strain L36383 chromosome 12, AS_Pfla_20210202, whole genome shotgun sequence genome encodes:
- the LOC139145164 gene encoding protein stum homolog, translated as MSYPKQVLQPQVDATQPPPPPGYEEFRASQAAQQPMSPEEMKQNKARRALLGFMHMLPAMHQCMAWTCFILNCIVPGIGTIVAAFAVLTCCSKHPSIKDRCRVFCINFWFGWLQLISSALIVGFIWAAWWGWLFVVMSYIGYHDAPHIPEAQEVVVGERREEK; from the exons ATGTCTTATCCGAAACAAGTATTGCAGCCGCAGGTTGACGCTACGCAGCCGCCCCCACCGCCCGGCTATGAAGAGTTCCGCGCGTCCCAGGCCGCACAACAACCAATGTCACCGGAAGAAATGAAGCAGAATAAGGCGAGACGAGCACTGCTCGGGTTCATGCACATGTTACCCGCCATGCACCAGTGTATGGCTTGGACTTGTTTCATACTCAACTGTATAGTCCCTGGCATAG GTACCATAGTGGCGGCCTTTGCGGTGTTGACATGTTGTTCAAAACACCCGAGCATAAAGGACAGATGTCGAGTCTTCTGCATAAACTTCTGGTTTGGTTGGCTTCAACTCATCTCGAGTGCTCTCATCGTCGGCTTCATCTGGGCGGCCTGGTGGGGATGGCTATTCGTCGTCATGTCGTACA TTGGGTACCATGATGCCCCTCACATACCGGAAGCACAAGAAGTCGTGGTCGGCGAGAGACGGGAAGAGAAGTAA